One segment of Kryptolebias marmoratus isolate JLee-2015 linkage group LG23, ASM164957v2, whole genome shotgun sequence DNA contains the following:
- the LOC108242140 gene encoding dipeptidyl peptidase 4 isoform X1, which yields MAAMKVSIAKILLGVFSLAVVVVLIVVPSVVLLKEKKETSRRTFTLEDVFNSSLKPKSHSIRWISDYEYLRSSGGAVFLHDVAKNEVSEFLRHDEFLEKNAYDYQLSADHKYAAFMSNYTKLWRHSFVASYSLYNLSSNKFVPAGIPDEVQYFAWAPEGNKMAYVWKNNVYIKTSPESPPQQVTSNGETNKILNGIPDWVYEEEMFSSNQGLWWSPGGKYVAYAEFNDTEVHTIEYTWYGEDQYPMTVSIPYPKAGTPNPVVKLFVVDTDNTTKITEAVVPDPFRSFDHYLASVTWVTDDRLAVQWLNRTQKNLILQIYNFSGSSWDPVEDLEVNSTGWIGRFSPPEPVFAADKRSYYLIMSNTAMYKHIFHVVQGVSIPITTGEWEVIDILKVTSDSVYYSSNQHNKKPGGRNIYKWTTRETRCLTCAFHSDCEYNSAYFSHNASYYRLTCSGPDIPKYFLMDTRSNTQIQSLEENTEFRDQISQISMPTMRRGTIKIDPYDLWYQMVLPPGFDESKKYPLLIDVYAGPCSQKVDLRYRVGWSTYLASTEGVIVASFDGRGSCYQGDKLMHEIYQRLGTLEVEDQITATRKFINMGFIDKNRIAIWGWSYGGYVTSMVLGSGSGVFKCGMAVAPVSKWEYYDSIYTERYMMQPSENPEAYANATVTARAKNFHSVDYLLVHGTADDNVHFQQAAEISEALVLEKVDFEAMWYTDKDHGLAGAANQHVYTHMSHFLKRCFA from the exons GTTTCCATCGCCAAGATCCTCCTGGGGGTCTTCAGCCTGGCAGTGGTCGTCGTTCTGATCGTGGTGCCCTCGGTTGTGCTCCTGAAGG AGAAGAAGGAGACCAGCAGGAGAACTTTCACCCTGGAGGATGTCTTCAACAGCTCTCTGAAACCAAAGTCCCACAGCATAAGATGGATTTCAG ATTATGAGTATCTGCGCAGTTCAGGGGGTGCCGTCTTCCTCCACGACGTGGCCAAAAATGAGGTCTCCGAATTCCTGAGACACGATGAGTTT ctggaaaaaaatgcttatgATTACCAGCTGTCTGCTGACCACAAGTACGCTGCATTCATGAGCAACTACACTAAG CTGTGGAGACATTCATTTGTAGCTTCATACTCACTGTATAACTTGTCTTCAAA CAAATTTGTCCCTGCTGGCATTCCTGATGAAGTCCAGTACTTTGCCTGGGCCCCTGAAGGGAATAAAATG GCCTATGTTTGGAAGAATAATGTGTATATAAAAACAAGTCCAGAGTCGCCCCCGCAGCAAGTTACGTCCAATGGAGAGacaaataaaattctaaatggGATCCCAGATTGGGTCTACGAGG AGGAGATGTTTTCATCCAATCAAGGTTTGTGGTGGTCACCTGGGGGGAAGTATGTGGCCTACGCCGAGTTCAACGACACCGAGGTGCACACCATAGAGTACACCTGGTACGGCGAGGACCAGTACCCCATGACTGTTTCCATTCCATACCCTAAG GCAGGAACTCCCAACCCAGTTGTGAAACTCTTTGTCGTGGACACAGATAACACCACAAAAATCACTGAGGCTGTTGTTCCGGACCCATTTAGATCATT TGACCACTACTTGGCCTCTGTGACTTGGGTGACTGATGACCGTTTGGCTGTTCAGTGGCtaaacagaacacagaaaaaccTTATCCTTCAGATTTACAACTTTAGTGGATCTAGTTGGGATCCTGTTGAG GATCTGGAGGTGAATAGTACTGGCTGGATTGGACGG TTTTCTCCACCAGAACCAGTTTTTGCTGCTGACAAGAGAAGCTACTACCTGATCATGAGCAACACCGCCATGTACAAGCACATCTTTCACGTGGTTCAG GGAGTATCTATACCCATTACCACTGGAGAATGGGAAGTCATTGACATCCTGAAAGTCACTTCAGATAGTGT GTATTATTCAAGCAACCAGCATAACAAGAAACCAGGAGGGAGGAACATTTACAA GTGGACCACCCGCGAAACCAGGTGTCTTACTTGCGCTTTTCATTCAGACTGTGAATATAACTCCGCTTACTTCAGCCACAATGCCTCCTACTACCGGCTGACCTGCAGTG GTCCTGACATTCCCAAGTATTTTCTAATGGACACTAGGAGCAATACAC agATCCAATCTTTAGAGGAAAACACAGAATTTAGGGACCAGATATCCCAAATCTCAATGCCTACAATGCGTCGAGGGACCATCAAAATCGACCCATACG ATCTTTGGTATCAGATGGTTTTACCTCCCGGCTTTGATGAGTCCAAGAAGTACCCTTTACTGATAGACGT GTACGCAGGTCCCTGCAGTCAGAAAGTAGACCTCAGATACAGGGTGGGCTGGTCCACCTACCTGGCCAGCACTGAGGGAGTCATCGTTGCAAGCTTTGACGGAAGAGGAAGCTGTTACCAAGGTGACAAGTTAATGCATGAGATCTACCAACGTCTGGGAACCCTCGAGGTGGAAGATCAGATAACAGCAACTAG aaaattcaTCAATATGGGCTTCATTGACAAAAACAGGATTGCTATATGGGGATGG TCCTACGGTGGATATGTTACCTCCATGGTCCTAGGTTCTGGCAGTGGTGTGTTCAAATGTGGAATGGCTGTGGCTCCAGTGTCCAAATGGGAATATTATg ATTCTATCTACACAGAGCGCTACATGATGCAGCCATCAGAGAATCCTGAAGCCTATGCT AACGCAACAGTAACTGCCAGAGCCAAGAATTTCCATTCAGTAGATTATCTTCTGGTTCATGGAACAGCTGATG acaaCGTTCATTTCCAGCAGGCTGCAGAGATCTCTGAAGCTTTGGTGCTTGAAAAGGTGGACTTTGAGGCCATG tgGTACACTGACAAAGATCATGGGCTAGCCGGTGCAGCCAATCAGCACGTCTACACTCACATGTCTCACTTCCTGAAGAGGTGCTTTGCGTAA
- the LOC108242156 gene encoding glucagon-1-like translates to MKSIHFVAGILLVLSFLQISWQLPLLHNDEHSRFEEDDTLGAESKELPNMKRHSEGTFANDYSKFLEDRKAQDFVRWLMSNKRSGAAEKRHAEGTFTSDVSSYLNDQAIKDFVAKLKSGEVRRESQMARRSNAFSRRHVDGSFTSDVNKVLDSMAAKEYLLWVMTSKPSGERQEEQQ, encoded by the exons ATGAAAAGCATCCACTTTGTGGCCGGCATCCTTCTGGTTCTGAGCTTTCTCCAGATCAGCTGGCAGCTTCCACTGCTCCACAATGATGAGCACTCAAG gttcgAGGAAGACGACACATTAGGAGCTGAGTCCAAGGAGCTGCCGAACATGAAGAGACACTCTGAGGGAACGTTTGCAAACGACTACAGCAAATTCCTGGAGGACAGGAAGGCGCAGGACTTTGTCCGATGGCTGATGAGCAACAAGAGGAGCGG agctgcagagaagcGCCATGCAGAAGGGACCTTCACCAGCGACGTGAGCTCTTACCTTAACGACCAAGCAATCAAAGACTTTGTTGCTAAGCTCAAGTCTGGAGAAGTCCGAAGAGA ATCGCAAATGGCCAGGCGGAGCAACGCGTTCAGCAGGAGGCACGTAGACGGAAGCTTTACCAGCGACGTGAACAAGGTGCTGGACTCCATGGCCGCCAAGGAATATTTACTCTGGGTCATGACCTCCAAGCCTTCAGGGGAAAG GCAAGAGGAGCAACAATAA
- the LOC108242140 gene encoding dipeptidyl peptidase 4 isoform X2 — translation MVSIAKILLGVFSLAVVVVLIVVPSVVLLKEKKETSRRTFTLEDVFNSSLKPKSHSIRWISDYEYLRSSGGAVFLHDVAKNEVSEFLRHDEFLEKNAYDYQLSADHKYAAFMSNYTKLWRHSFVASYSLYNLSSNKFVPAGIPDEVQYFAWAPEGNKMAYVWKNNVYIKTSPESPPQQVTSNGETNKILNGIPDWVYEEEMFSSNQGLWWSPGGKYVAYAEFNDTEVHTIEYTWYGEDQYPMTVSIPYPKAGTPNPVVKLFVVDTDNTTKITEAVVPDPFRSFDHYLASVTWVTDDRLAVQWLNRTQKNLILQIYNFSGSSWDPVEDLEVNSTGWIGRFSPPEPVFAADKRSYYLIMSNTAMYKHIFHVVQGVSIPITTGEWEVIDILKVTSDSVYYSSNQHNKKPGGRNIYKWTTRETRCLTCAFHSDCEYNSAYFSHNASYYRLTCSGPDIPKYFLMDTRSNTQIQSLEENTEFRDQISQISMPTMRRGTIKIDPYDLWYQMVLPPGFDESKKYPLLIDVYAGPCSQKVDLRYRVGWSTYLASTEGVIVASFDGRGSCYQGDKLMHEIYQRLGTLEVEDQITATRKFINMGFIDKNRIAIWGWSYGGYVTSMVLGSGSGVFKCGMAVAPVSKWEYYDSIYTERYMMQPSENPEAYANATVTARAKNFHSVDYLLVHGTADDNVHFQQAAEISEALVLEKVDFEAMWYTDKDHGLAGAANQHVYTHMSHFLKRCFA, via the exons ATG GTTTCCATCGCCAAGATCCTCCTGGGGGTCTTCAGCCTGGCAGTGGTCGTCGTTCTGATCGTGGTGCCCTCGGTTGTGCTCCTGAAGG AGAAGAAGGAGACCAGCAGGAGAACTTTCACCCTGGAGGATGTCTTCAACAGCTCTCTGAAACCAAAGTCCCACAGCATAAGATGGATTTCAG ATTATGAGTATCTGCGCAGTTCAGGGGGTGCCGTCTTCCTCCACGACGTGGCCAAAAATGAGGTCTCCGAATTCCTGAGACACGATGAGTTT ctggaaaaaaatgcttatgATTACCAGCTGTCTGCTGACCACAAGTACGCTGCATTCATGAGCAACTACACTAAG CTGTGGAGACATTCATTTGTAGCTTCATACTCACTGTATAACTTGTCTTCAAA CAAATTTGTCCCTGCTGGCATTCCTGATGAAGTCCAGTACTTTGCCTGGGCCCCTGAAGGGAATAAAATG GCCTATGTTTGGAAGAATAATGTGTATATAAAAACAAGTCCAGAGTCGCCCCCGCAGCAAGTTACGTCCAATGGAGAGacaaataaaattctaaatggGATCCCAGATTGGGTCTACGAGG AGGAGATGTTTTCATCCAATCAAGGTTTGTGGTGGTCACCTGGGGGGAAGTATGTGGCCTACGCCGAGTTCAACGACACCGAGGTGCACACCATAGAGTACACCTGGTACGGCGAGGACCAGTACCCCATGACTGTTTCCATTCCATACCCTAAG GCAGGAACTCCCAACCCAGTTGTGAAACTCTTTGTCGTGGACACAGATAACACCACAAAAATCACTGAGGCTGTTGTTCCGGACCCATTTAGATCATT TGACCACTACTTGGCCTCTGTGACTTGGGTGACTGATGACCGTTTGGCTGTTCAGTGGCtaaacagaacacagaaaaaccTTATCCTTCAGATTTACAACTTTAGTGGATCTAGTTGGGATCCTGTTGAG GATCTGGAGGTGAATAGTACTGGCTGGATTGGACGG TTTTCTCCACCAGAACCAGTTTTTGCTGCTGACAAGAGAAGCTACTACCTGATCATGAGCAACACCGCCATGTACAAGCACATCTTTCACGTGGTTCAG GGAGTATCTATACCCATTACCACTGGAGAATGGGAAGTCATTGACATCCTGAAAGTCACTTCAGATAGTGT GTATTATTCAAGCAACCAGCATAACAAGAAACCAGGAGGGAGGAACATTTACAA GTGGACCACCCGCGAAACCAGGTGTCTTACTTGCGCTTTTCATTCAGACTGTGAATATAACTCCGCTTACTTCAGCCACAATGCCTCCTACTACCGGCTGACCTGCAGTG GTCCTGACATTCCCAAGTATTTTCTAATGGACACTAGGAGCAATACAC agATCCAATCTTTAGAGGAAAACACAGAATTTAGGGACCAGATATCCCAAATCTCAATGCCTACAATGCGTCGAGGGACCATCAAAATCGACCCATACG ATCTTTGGTATCAGATGGTTTTACCTCCCGGCTTTGATGAGTCCAAGAAGTACCCTTTACTGATAGACGT GTACGCAGGTCCCTGCAGTCAGAAAGTAGACCTCAGATACAGGGTGGGCTGGTCCACCTACCTGGCCAGCACTGAGGGAGTCATCGTTGCAAGCTTTGACGGAAGAGGAAGCTGTTACCAAGGTGACAAGTTAATGCATGAGATCTACCAACGTCTGGGAACCCTCGAGGTGGAAGATCAGATAACAGCAACTAG aaaattcaTCAATATGGGCTTCATTGACAAAAACAGGATTGCTATATGGGGATGG TCCTACGGTGGATATGTTACCTCCATGGTCCTAGGTTCTGGCAGTGGTGTGTTCAAATGTGGAATGGCTGTGGCTCCAGTGTCCAAATGGGAATATTATg ATTCTATCTACACAGAGCGCTACATGATGCAGCCATCAGAGAATCCTGAAGCCTATGCT AACGCAACAGTAACTGCCAGAGCCAAGAATTTCCATTCAGTAGATTATCTTCTGGTTCATGGAACAGCTGATG acaaCGTTCATTTCCAGCAGGCTGCAGAGATCTCTGAAGCTTTGGTGCTTGAAAAGGTGGACTTTGAGGCCATG tgGTACACTGACAAAGATCATGGGCTAGCCGGTGCAGCCAATCAGCACGTCTACACTCACATGTCTCACTTCCTGAAGAGGTGCTTTGCGTAA